Genomic segment of Dactylococcopsis salina PCC 8305:
TCTAAAAACTTGTGAGCAACTCCTGCTTTTTGAAAGGTGCGTTTGGTAACTTCACGCCACCATTGAAACTCTTTTTTAGGAATATCTTGCGGGGAAACATTAGAAAAAGCAAGGGGAGGAGCAGTTTTAAACACTTCCTTAAATGCGCTGTCTAATTCCGCCGCAGCAGCGAGAACACCAAAACGGCGGGCGATCGCGCTATAAACTTCACCGACACTCCCTTTAACCGCGAATAATGTTCCCACTGCGTCGAGAAAAATAACCTCTGGTTGTGACATAAAGTTAGAGATCAGATAATAACTTAGAAAAAGGCTGTGTAATCCAATTCGAGCCAACGGTTAACTGATGTTCTGGGGTTGGCATTCGCGAGAGATAGGCGAAACGACGGGCTAAATAAGCAAGCATTCCGTCTAGTTTTACGCCTTGTGCGGTTAAACTACCGTTGTCTGTTCCCAACACTAGCATTTCGCCAAGATTATAGTATTTAAAGGGAAGCAGGGGTCGTCCTGTAATTGTTGCCCAAATATTCCAGGCACAATAATCAGACTGTTGAAACGCTACTTGTGCGGTGGTGGGGACAACTTTTCCGTTGCCATCTTCACAAAAAGCTAAGTCTCCCAATGCGAACACTGACGAGTTATCTACCACTTGTAAGGTCGGCTCAATTTTAATTTTACCTTGTTCGTTGTGAGGAAGGTTTAAGTTTTTCACCAATTCCGATACGGTTGTTCCCACTGTCCAAATCACTACATCGACAGGAATCGTATCGCTTTTCCCTTTATACCAGAGGGTGATATCTTGCGCGGTAATGGCTTCGACACTGGTTTCTGTATCTAGCCAAATCTCACGATCGGAGAGTGCTTTTTGAGCGGTTTCACGGTTAAATTCGGGAGAAGTCTTTAAGATCATCTCTCCCCGTTCAATGATGCGAATGCGAGCGCGATCGCCCACTCGATCTCTTAGTTTACAAGCAATTTCTACGCCACTGTAACCCCCACCGACAATTGCGATACGAATTTTCTCTTGATCACTATTTTCTAAAGAGCGCAATCTCTCATCTAAGTGATAGGCATCTTTTAAGCTGTGAAAGGGAAAAGCAAACGTCGCCGCACCAGATACCGCTTCGATCGGTGTTTTTCCTCCCATTGCCAATACTAACCAATCATAATCCAACTGTGATTGATCTGCTAATTGAACTTGTTGACGGTTCACATCCACCCCAGTCACCGTGCCTTGTCGAAACTGAATCTTAGTATCAGCAAGGATTTCTGTAAACGGCGGGGCGATTTCCCAAGTTT
This window contains:
- a CDS encoding NAD(P)/FAD-dependent oxidoreductase is translated as MSESRSRICILGGGFGGLYTALRLSQLPWDHQPQPEIILVDQRDRFLFTPLLYELLTNELQTWEIAPPFTEILADTKIQFRQGTVTGVDVNRQQVQLADQSQLDYDWLVLAMGGKTPIEAVSGAATFAFPFHSLKDAYHLDERLRSLENSDQEKIRIAIVGGGYSGVEIACKLRDRVGDRARIRIIERGEMILKTSPEFNRETAQKALSDREIWLDTETSVEAITAQDITLWYKGKSDTIPVDVVIWTVGTTVSELVKNLNLPHNEQGKIKIEPTLQVVDNSSVFALGDLAFCEDGNGKVVPTTAQVAFQQSDYCAWNIWATITGRPLLPFKYYNLGEMLVLGTDNGSLTAQGVKLDGMLAYLARRFAYLSRMPTPEHQLTVGSNWITQPFSKLLSDL